In Arachis hypogaea cultivar Tifrunner chromosome 17, arahy.Tifrunner.gnm2.J5K5, whole genome shotgun sequence, a single window of DNA contains:
- the LOC112763855 gene encoding 24-methylenesterol C-methyltransferase 2, whose protein sequence is MDSLSLFCTGALLAGGLYWFVCILGPAEQKGKRATDLSGGSISAEKVQDNYKQYWSFFRRPKEIETAEKVPDFVDTFYNLVTDIYEWGWGQSFHFSPSIPGKSHRDATRLHEEMAVDLIQAKPGHRILDVGCGVGGPMRAIAAHSRANVVGITINEYQVNRARIHNKKAGLDSLCEVVCGNFLEMPFPDNSFDGAYSIEATCHAPKLEDVYAQIFRVLKPGALYVSYEWVTTDKYRGENPEHVEIIQGIERGDALPGLRSYADIAETARKVGFEVVKEQDLAKPPAQPWWSRLKMGRIAYWRNHIVVTVLAALGIAPKGTVDVHEMLFKTADYLTRGGDTGIFSPMHMVLCRKPKSPPTTTTSS, encoded by the coding sequence ATGGATTCGCTCTCTCTCTTCTGTACCGGAGCACTTCTCGCCGGCGGCCTCTACTGGTTCGTCTGCATTTTGGGCCCCGCCGAGCAGAAGGGCAAGCGCGCCACCGATCTGTCCGGCGGCTCCATATCCGCCGAGAAAGTCCAAGACAACTACAAGCAATACTGGTCCTTCTTCCGCCGCCCAAAGGAAATCGAAACCGCCGAGAAGGTTCCAGACTTCGTCGACACATTCTACAACCTCGTAACTGACATCTACGAGTGGGGTTGGGGTCAGTCCTTCCATTTCTCCCCTTCAATACCCGGCAAGTCCCACCGTGACGCCACGCGCCTCCACGAGGAGATGGCCGTCGATCTCATCCAGGCGAAGCCTGGTCACAGAATACTGGACGTCGGGTGCGGAGTAGGTGGGCCCATGCGTGCCATCGCAGCCCACTCGAGAGCCAACGTGGTGGGCATCACCATCAACGAGTACCAGGTGAACCGGGCCAGGATCCATAACAAGAAGGCCGGGCTGGACTCTCTCTGCGAAGTTGTGTGCGGCAATTTCTTGGAGATGCCGTTCCCTGATAACAGCTTTGACGGCGCGTACTCCATAGAAGCCACTTGTCACGCACCCAAGCTCGAAGATGTGTACGCTcaaatttttagggttttgaaaCCTGGCGCACTCTACGTTTCTTATGAGTGGGTTACGACGGACAAGTATAGAGGTGAAAACCCTGAACACGTGGAGATCATTCAGGGAATCGAGAGAGGTGACGCTTTGCCTGGGCTTAGGAGCTACGCTGATATTGCTGAGACGGCTAGGAAGGTAGGGTTTGAGGTGGTTAAGGAGCAGGATCTGGCTAAACCGCCGGCTCAGCCGTGGTGGAGCCGGCTCAAGATGGGTCGGATCGCTTACTGGAGGAACCACATTGTGGTCACTGTTCTGGCGGCGCTGGGGATTGCCCCCAAGGGTACCGTGGATGTTCACGAGATGCTATTCAAGACCGCTGACTATTTGACCAGAGGTGGTGACACTGGGATTTTCTCACCGATGCACATGGTCCTCTGCAGAAAACCAAAATCCCCTCCTACTACTACAACATCATCTTAG